A portion of the Chryseobacterium tructae genome contains these proteins:
- a CDS encoding bacteriocin, whose protein sequence is MKKQTSLQAKKLSKKELKTIAGGMLNCMQPGNPCEGPNCDPPIVSDDPRAYCTIISPRCGQIVCRP, encoded by the coding sequence ATGAAAAAACAAACTTCTTTACAAGCAAAGAAACTCAGTAAAAAAGAATTAAAAACAATTGCCGGAGGTATGCTTAATTGTATGCAACCGGGAAATCCGTGTGAAGGTCCAAACTGTGATCCGCCCATTGTTTCTGATGATCCGAGAGCCTATTGTACTATCATCTCTCCACGTTGTGGCCAAATAGTTTGCAGACCATAA
- a CDS encoding bacteriocin, which produces MKRESLFKAKKLSKKELRTINGGLLMCLDPSLRCRQYHPKCAEDQCKPNMPQEPWN; this is translated from the coding sequence ATGAAAAGAGAATCATTATTTAAAGCTAAAAAATTAAGTAAAAAAGAGCTGCGTACTATCAACGGAGGTCTTTTAATGTGTCTTGATCCCTCATTAAGATGCAGACAATATCATCCTAAGTGTGCAGAAGATCAATGTAAGCCAAACATGCCACAGGAGCCTTGGAATTAA